DNA sequence from the Fibrobacter sp. genome:
AAGATGTTTCACCAGAGGAGGTTTCAAGAGTATTAGCCTTTTTAACAAAGCACGGCTTTTTAAAGAAAAATCAGAATGGCATTTTTGAACAAACTGAAAAAATCGTCATAGGTTCAAAAGAAGAACTACCATTAGCCATTCGTGCAATGCACAAAGAAATGGCTCAAATTGCGGCTAATGCAATTGAAAAATATAAGCCTGAAGAAAGGCACTTTGTTGGCGCAACTATGGGAATCGATGAAAAATCCTATAGAAAAATCACAAGGGAAATTGAAAGATTTTGTAAAAGAATTGCAGTCATCTCCGACAAATGCGAAAACGTTAATCAAGTATACAGACTGAACGTTCAACTTTTTCCCATGTCAAAAAAAATCTAACTGTTTTTTCTATTATTGCACTAGTCCCTATTCCACTGGAGTTTTCCAATGAAACCATCGACTTTTGCATTCAAGGCAATCACCGCAGCCATTTTAGCAACGGCAACTCTTTTCCTTAGTGCCTGCAACACCGACGAACAAAGCATCCGTTTCGGTTCTGGCAACAAGGGCGGTCTTTACGACACCTACGCAAACTCTTTTGCAGAAAAGATGAATGCTACTGACAAGGGTTTTAAAATCCAGGTCAAGAACACCGCAGGTTCCCATGCCAACATCCGCCTTATGGAAGAAGGCTTCATCGATCTGGGCATTGTCCAGGCCGACATTCTGCAAGACTACCTGATGCGCAGCCGCATGGTTTCCGCCATTTCCGCAGTGGCTGGACTTTATACCGAATCTATTCAAATCGTAGTTTCCGCCGATTCTGAAATCCACTCCGTTGCCGATTTGCAAAATCGTCGCGTTTCCGTCGGCGAAGAAGAATCCGGCGTGTTGCGTAATGCAGAAATCATCCTGGAAGCCTACGGCATTACCTTTGATAAAATCCAGAAGGAAAATCTCAACTTTAAGGATGCGGCAGCAGCCCTTAAGGATGGAAAAATCGACGCCTTCTTCTGTACCGCCGGCATTCCTACGCCCTCCATCAGCGATCTGGCAAGCGCAAAGAATATTCGCATCATTTCTCTGGACGCGTCCGACATGACCCGCATCATGAATCTCCATCCGGAACTTACCGTAAGCGAAATCCCTGCAGGCACCTACGTCGGCCAGGATTCCGCAATTCACACTCTTGGAGCAAAGGCGGTCCTTGTTGCAAGCCAACTGGTTGACAACGCCGTCATCGAAAAGATTGCAGCAGAAGTCTACGCCGTCGGATCTCAACAGACATCCAACATTCCCGTAGGTTTCCACCCTGGCGCAGCAGCATTCTTCAAGACCAAGAATATAACAGTCAACGTAGCAGCACCTCTGCCTGGCCGCGGCCCCATTCCCTCTACTGGCGACTAAGGAGACACGATGTACAAGCTTTCTTTAGACATGTACCAGACTTTGGCCTTGGCCGTTGTGGTTCTTGTATTTGGCGCAAACCTCAAGAAGCAAGTCAAGGTTCTGGAAAAATTCTGCATTCCCTCCCCTGTGGTGGGCGGCATCGTTTTTGCGTGCCTTTCATGCATTCTTTATAAGCTGAATATTCTTGAATTTTCCTTTGACGAGACTTTGAAATCCATCTGCATGATGGTATTCTTCACCTCTGTGGGATTCAACGCCAACCTGAAAATTCTAAAGAGCGGCGGCATTAACCTAGTGCTGTTGCTGGCGTGCATCTGCGTTCTCATCCTTTGCCAGAACGGTCTTGCCGTAGCCCTCGCCAAGGCGCTTCACGTGAGCCCCCTGGTAGGACTTTCCGCAGGCTCCATCTCCATGGTGGGCGGCCACGGTACTGCAGGCGCCTTCGGCCCCGTCCTTGAAGACTTCGGCATGGAAGGAGCCACCACCCTCTGCACCGCAGCGGCCACCTTCGGCCTTGTGGCAGGTTCCCTCATGGGTGGCCCTCTGGGTCGCAAGCTAATTCTCAAGAGAGACCTTCTGAAGTCCGCCAAGACCGAACTTAAAGAAGAACTGAAAGAGGAACAGA
Encoded proteins:
- a CDS encoding TAXI family TRAP transporter solute-binding subunit, producing the protein MKPSTFAFKAITAAILATATLFLSACNTDEQSIRFGSGNKGGLYDTYANSFAEKMNATDKGFKIQVKNTAGSHANIRLMEEGFIDLGIVQADILQDYLMRSRMVSAISAVAGLYTESIQIVVSADSEIHSVADLQNRRVSVGEEESGVLRNAEIILEAYGITFDKIQKENLNFKDAAAALKDGKIDAFFCTAGIPTPSISDLASAKNIRIISLDASDMTRIMNLHPELTVSEIPAGTYVGQDSAIHTLGAKAVLVASQLVDNAVIEKIAAEVYAVGSQQTSNIPVGFHPGAAAFFKTKNITVNVAAPLPGRGPIPSTGD
- the gltS gene encoding sodium/glutamate symporter, whose protein sequence is MYKLSLDMYQTLALAVVVLVFGANLKKQVKVLEKFCIPSPVVGGIVFACLSCILYKLNILEFSFDETLKSICMMVFFTSVGFNANLKILKSGGINLVLLLACICVLILCQNGLAVALAKALHVSPLVGLSAGSISMVGGHGTAGAFGPVLEDFGMEGATTLCTAAATFGLVAGSLMGGPLGRKLILKRDLLKSAKTELKEELKEEQSKYRRSAQRYSTAAFQLAVAMGLGTLVSMLLSKTGMTFPSYIGAMIVAAIMRNVCEYSSKYEVHMGEIKDVGGICLSLFLGIAMITLKLWQLASLALPLVVLLCAQTLLMFLFAYFVVFNVMGRDYDAAVLSAGVCGFGMGATPNAMANMQAITNKFAPAVKPYLLVPIVGSMFADFINSLCITFFINQF